In the genome of Muntiacus reevesi chromosome 5, mMunRee1.1, whole genome shotgun sequence, one region contains:
- the LOC136169547 gene encoding splicing factor U2AF 35 kDa subunit-like, producing the protein MAEYLASIFGTEKDKVNCSFYFKIGACRHGDRCSRLHNKPTFSQTIALLNIYRNPQNSSQSADGLRCAVTDVQMQEHYDEFFEEVFTEMEEKYGEVEEMNVCDNLGDHLVGNVYIKFRREEDAEKAVIDLNNRWFNGQPIHAELSPVTDFREACCRQYEMGECTRGGFCNFMHLKPISRDLRRELYGRRRKKRRSRARSRERRSRSQEHGCHGGGGRGRERDRRQSKNRERSGRF; encoded by the coding sequence ATGGCGGAGTACTTGGCCTCCATCTTCGGCACCGAGAAAGACAAAGTCAactgttcattttatttcaaaattggaGCATGTCGTCATGGAGACAGATGCTCTCGGTTGCACAATAAACCGACCTTCAGCCAGACCATTGCCCTCTTGAACATTTACCGTAACCCTCAAAACTCTTCCCAGTCTGCTGACGGTTTGCGCTGCGCTGTGACCGATGTACAGATGCAAGAACATTATGATGAATTCTTTGAGGAGGTTTTCACAGAAATGGAGGAGAAGTACGGGGAGGTGGAGGAGATGAACGTCTGTGACAACCTCGGAGACCACCTCGTGGGGAACGTGTATATCAAGTTTCGCCGTGAAGAAGATGCGGAAAAGGCTGTGATTGACTTGAACAACCGCTGGTTTAACGGCCAGCCTATCCACGCCGAGCTCTCCCCAGTGACCGACTTCAGAGAAGCCTGCTGCCGCCAGTACGAGATGGGGGAGTGCACGCGGGGCGGCTTCTGCAACTTCATGCACCTGAAGCCCATCTCCCGGGACCTGCGACGGGAGCTGTATGGGCGCCGGCGCAAGAAGCGTAGATCCCGGGCCCGCTCCAGGGAGCGTCGCTCTCGGTCCCAAGAACATGGTTGCCACGGTGGAGGTGGCAGAGGGCGGGAGCGTGACAGGAGGCAGTCGAAAAACCGGGAAAGGTCCGGTCGATTCTGA
- the LOC136169543 gene encoding tRNA pseudouridine(38/39) synthase isoform X1 translates to MAENDADRIQTEKLLKRVQELEQEVKRLKKEQATNKDSNIRENSSGAGGRAKRAFDFRAHGQRHVALKIAYLGWGYQGFASQENTSNTIEEKLFEALTKTRLVENRQTSNYHRCGRTDKGVSAFGQVISLDLRSHFPKGRDSEDLNLKDEVNDVATEIRYTHILNRVLPPDIRVLAWAPVETSFSARFSCLERTYRYFFPCANLDIVTMNYAAQKYVGTHDFRNLCKMDVANGVINFQRTILSAQVQRVGQNLAGEGGQEPFQLCQFEVTGQAFLYHQVRCMMAILFLIGQGMEKPEVIDELLNVEKNPQKPQYSMAVEFPLVLYDCKFENIKWIYDREVQEFNVTHLQQLWANHAVKTQMLYSMLQGLDSVALPCGTGPKMDGMIEWRNVKPSVTKQTSAFVEGVKMRTYKPLMDRPKCQGLESRIEHFVRRGRIEHPHLSHEEETKAKRDCSDTLEEENTVFEKPTKRICVDAELKSII, encoded by the exons ATGGCTGAAAATGACGCAGACAGAATCCAGACCGAGAAACTCCTAAAGAGAGTACAGGAACTGGAGCAGGAGGTAAAGCGACTTAAAAAAGAACAGGCCACGAACAAGGACTCAAACATTCGAGAGAATTCTTCAGGAGCTGGGGGGAGAGCGAAGCGTGCCTTTGATTTCAGGGCTCACGGTCAAAGACATGTAGCTCTAAAGATCGCCTATCTGGGCTGGGGATATCAGGGCTTTGCCAGCCAGGAAAACACAAGCAATACAATTGAAGAGAAACTGTTTGAGGCTCTAACCAAGACCCGACTGGTAGAAAACAGGCAGACATCCAACTATCACCGCTGTGGGCGAACAGACAAAGGAGTTAGTGCCTTTGGACAG GTGATTTCTCTTGACCTACGTTCTCACTTTCCAAAGGGCAGGGATTCTGAGGATCTTAACTTAAAAGACGAAGTCAATGATGTGGCTACAGAGATCCGTTATACCCACATTCTCAACCGGGTGCTCCCTCCAGACATccgcgtgctggcctgggctcccgTAGAAACTAGCTTCAGTGCTAGGTTCAGCTGTCTTGAGCGGACCTACCGCTATTTTTTCCCTTGTGCTAACTTAGACATTGTAACCATGAACTATGCAGCTCAGAAGTATGTTGGCACACATGATTTTAGGAACTTATGTAAAATGGACGTAGCCAATGGGGTGATTAATTTTCAGAGGACCATCCTGTCTGCTCAAGTACAGCGAGTGGGCCAGAACCTGGCCGGGGAAGGAGGGCAAGAACCCTTTCAGTTATGCCAGTTTGAAGTGACTGGTCAGGCGTTCCTTTATCATCAAGTCCGCTGTATGATGgctattctttttctgattggCCAAGGAATGGAGAAACCAGAGGTTATTGATGAGCTGCTGAACGTAGAGAAAAATCCCCAGAAGCCTCAATACAG CATGGCTGTGGAATTTCCTTTAGTCTTGTATGACTGTAAGTTTGAAAATATTAAGTGGATCTATGACCGGGAAGTTCAGGAGTTCAATGTTACCCACCTTCAGCAACTATGGGCTAATCATGCTGTGAAAACGCAGATGTTGTATAGTATGCTGCAAGGACTGGACTCTGTTGCACTGCCCTGTGGAACAG GACCTAAGATGGATGGAATGATAGAATGGAGAAATGTTAAGCCCTCTGTCACAAAGCAGACCAGTGCCTTTGTAGAAGGAGTGAAAATGCGCACTTATAAGCCCCTAATGGATCGTCCTAAATGCCAAGGATTAGAATCCCGGATCGAGCATTTTGTACGTAGGGGACGCATTGAACACCCACATTTATCCCATGAGGAAGAAACAAAAGCCAAAAGGGACTGTAGTGACACATTAGAGGAAGAAAATACTGTTTTTGAGAAGCCAACGAAGAGAATTTGTGTTGATGCAGAACTTAAAAGCATCATTTAA
- the LOC136169543 gene encoding tRNA pseudouridine(38/39) synthase isoform X2, which produces MAENDADRIQTEKLLKRVQELEQEVISLDLRSHFPKGRDSEDLNLKDEVNDVATEIRYTHILNRVLPPDIRVLAWAPVETSFSARFSCLERTYRYFFPCANLDIVTMNYAAQKYVGTHDFRNLCKMDVANGVINFQRTILSAQVQRVGQNLAGEGGQEPFQLCQFEVTGQAFLYHQVRCMMAILFLIGQGMEKPEVIDELLNVEKNPQKPQYSMAVEFPLVLYDCKFENIKWIYDREVQEFNVTHLQQLWANHAVKTQMLYSMLQGLDSVALPCGTGPKMDGMIEWRNVKPSVTKQTSAFVEGVKMRTYKPLMDRPKCQGLESRIEHFVRRGRIEHPHLSHEEETKAKRDCSDTLEEENTVFEKPTKRICVDAELKSII; this is translated from the exons ATGGCTGAAAATGACGCAGACAGAATCCAGACCGAGAAACTCCTAAAGAGAGTACAGGAACTGGAGCAGGAG GTGATTTCTCTTGACCTACGTTCTCACTTTCCAAAGGGCAGGGATTCTGAGGATCTTAACTTAAAAGACGAAGTCAATGATGTGGCTACAGAGATCCGTTATACCCACATTCTCAACCGGGTGCTCCCTCCAGACATccgcgtgctggcctgggctcccgTAGAAACTAGCTTCAGTGCTAGGTTCAGCTGTCTTGAGCGGACCTACCGCTATTTTTTCCCTTGTGCTAACTTAGACATTGTAACCATGAACTATGCAGCTCAGAAGTATGTTGGCACACATGATTTTAGGAACTTATGTAAAATGGACGTAGCCAATGGGGTGATTAATTTTCAGAGGACCATCCTGTCTGCTCAAGTACAGCGAGTGGGCCAGAACCTGGCCGGGGAAGGAGGGCAAGAACCCTTTCAGTTATGCCAGTTTGAAGTGACTGGTCAGGCGTTCCTTTATCATCAAGTCCGCTGTATGATGgctattctttttctgattggCCAAGGAATGGAGAAACCAGAGGTTATTGATGAGCTGCTGAACGTAGAGAAAAATCCCCAGAAGCCTCAATACAG CATGGCTGTGGAATTTCCTTTAGTCTTGTATGACTGTAAGTTTGAAAATATTAAGTGGATCTATGACCGGGAAGTTCAGGAGTTCAATGTTACCCACCTTCAGCAACTATGGGCTAATCATGCTGTGAAAACGCAGATGTTGTATAGTATGCTGCAAGGACTGGACTCTGTTGCACTGCCCTGTGGAACAG GACCTAAGATGGATGGAATGATAGAATGGAGAAATGTTAAGCCCTCTGTCACAAAGCAGACCAGTGCCTTTGTAGAAGGAGTGAAAATGCGCACTTATAAGCCCCTAATGGATCGTCCTAAATGCCAAGGATTAGAATCCCGGATCGAGCATTTTGTACGTAGGGGACGCATTGAACACCCACATTTATCCCATGAGGAAGAAACAAAAGCCAAAAGGGACTGTAGTGACACATTAGAGGAAGAAAATACTGTTTTTGAGAAGCCAACGAAGAGAATTTGTGTTGATGCAGAACTTAAAAGCATCATTTAA
- the LOC136169543 gene encoding tRNA pseudouridine(38/39) synthase isoform X3: protein MAENDADRIQTEKLLKRVQELEQEVKRLKKEQATNKDSNIRENSSGAGGRAKRAFDFRAHGQRHVALKIAYLGWGYQGFASQENTSNTIEEKLFEALTKTRLVENRQTSNYHRCGRTDKGVSAFGQVISLDLRSHFPKGRDSEDLNLKDEVNDVATEIRYTHILNRVLPPDIRVLAWAPVETSFSARFSCLERTYRYFFPCANLDIVTMNYAAQKYVGTHDFRNLCKMDVANGVINFQRTILSAQVQRVGQNLAGEGGQEPFQLCQFEVTGQAFLYHQVRCMMAILFLIGQGMEKPEVIDELLNVEKNPQKPQYSQLILFFKTCWMAAVYSHPVSCLAWLWNFL from the exons ATGGCTGAAAATGACGCAGACAGAATCCAGACCGAGAAACTCCTAAAGAGAGTACAGGAACTGGAGCAGGAGGTAAAGCGACTTAAAAAAGAACAGGCCACGAACAAGGACTCAAACATTCGAGAGAATTCTTCAGGAGCTGGGGGGAGAGCGAAGCGTGCCTTTGATTTCAGGGCTCACGGTCAAAGACATGTAGCTCTAAAGATCGCCTATCTGGGCTGGGGATATCAGGGCTTTGCCAGCCAGGAAAACACAAGCAATACAATTGAAGAGAAACTGTTTGAGGCTCTAACCAAGACCCGACTGGTAGAAAACAGGCAGACATCCAACTATCACCGCTGTGGGCGAACAGACAAAGGAGTTAGTGCCTTTGGACAG GTGATTTCTCTTGACCTACGTTCTCACTTTCCAAAGGGCAGGGATTCTGAGGATCTTAACTTAAAAGACGAAGTCAATGATGTGGCTACAGAGATCCGTTATACCCACATTCTCAACCGGGTGCTCCCTCCAGACATccgcgtgctggcctgggctcccgTAGAAACTAGCTTCAGTGCTAGGTTCAGCTGTCTTGAGCGGACCTACCGCTATTTTTTCCCTTGTGCTAACTTAGACATTGTAACCATGAACTATGCAGCTCAGAAGTATGTTGGCACACATGATTTTAGGAACTTATGTAAAATGGACGTAGCCAATGGGGTGATTAATTTTCAGAGGACCATCCTGTCTGCTCAAGTACAGCGAGTGGGCCAGAACCTGGCCGGGGAAGGAGGGCAAGAACCCTTTCAGTTATGCCAGTTTGAAGTGACTGGTCAGGCGTTCCTTTATCATCAAGTCCGCTGTATGATGgctattctttttctgattggCCAAGGAATGGAGAAACCAGAGGTTATTGATGAGCTGCTGAACGTAGAGAAAAATCCCCAGAAGCCTCAATACAG CCAGCTGATCCTGTTTTTTAAGACCTGCTGGATGGCTGCTGTGTACTCTCATCCTGTTTCTTGTCTAGCATGGCTGTGGAATTTCCTTTAG
- the HYLS1 gene encoding centriolar and ciliogenesis-associated protein HYLS1: MAQRRRSFSVGEAVEELVGPDGQKWTDMDPEERMLVATKAYTHICAGHGEGDVRREAQSILYDPYSKASVTSGKRAAFPAQLHYPHIESSAPSEAVSETSQRLRKPVMKRKVLRRKPGGEVLVTDESMISESESGTESDMDVWDLRQRLMNLHFQEDRESPVDISQKFSLPREYQGISQDQLVCYLRREEMGPPAYEQDLIVASRPKSFILPRLDQLSRNRGKIDRVARYFEYKRDWDSMRLPGEDHRKELRWGIREQMLCRAEAQSKPQHIYVPNNYLVPTEKKRSALRWGVRCDLANGVMPKKLPSFPLSPS; the protein is encoded by the exons ATGGCACAAAGAAG AAGGTCCTTCAGTGTAGGAGAAGCAGTGGAGGAACTTGTGGGACCTGATGGACAAAAATGGACTGATATGGATCCAGAAGAACGAATGCTAGTAGCCACTAAAGCTTACACTCATATCTGTGCAGGCCACGGTGAAGGAGATGTCAGGAGAGAAGCCCAGTCCATCCTGTATGATCCCTACAGTAAAGCCTCAGTAACCTCAGGAAAGCGAGCTGCTTTTCCTGCACAACTGCATTACCCACACATAGAAAGCAGTGCCCCTTCAGAAGCAGTCTCAGAGACCTCCCAAAGACTCCGAAAGCCAGTTATGAAGAGAAAGGTGCTGCGTCGAAAGCCAGGTGGGGAAGTATTAGTGACAGATGAGTCGATGATCAGTGAATCAGAGTCTGGTACAGAAAGTGACATGGATGTCTGGGACTTAAGACAAAGGCTGATGAATCTGCACTTCCAGGAAGACAGGGAATCTCCAGTTGATATTTCACAAAAATTTAGTCTACCACGTGAATACCAAGGGATTTCTCAAGATCAGCTCGTTTGCTATCTACGAAGAGAAGAAATGGGCCCTCCAGCTTATGAACAAGACCTGATTGTTGCCAGCCGGCCCAAGTCCTTTATCCTCCCGAGGCTGGACCAGTTGAGCAGAAACCGGGGCAAGATAGACCGGGTAGCCCGCTATTTTGAATATAAACGAGACTGGGACTCCATGCGGTTACCTGGTGAAGATCATAGGAAGGAATTACGCTGGGGTATCCGAGAGCAGATGCTTTGTCGTGCAGAAGCCCAGTCCAAGCCTCAGCATATATATGTTCCAAACAATTACCTAGTGCCAACCGAGAAGAAACGATCTGCCCTTCGCTGGGGTGTTCGTTGTGACCTTGCAAATGGTGTGATGCCCAAGaaacttccttccttccccctttcGCCttcttaa
- the LOC136169544 gene encoding pre-mRNA-splicing factor RBM22-like — translation MAISLCSNTYNRQNWEDADFPILCQTCLGENPYIRMTKEKYGKECKICARPFTVFRWCPGVRMRFKKTEVCQTCSKLKNVCQTCLLDLEYGLPIQVRDAGLSFKDDMPKSDVNKEYYTQNMEREISNSDGTRPVGMLGKATSTSDMLLKLARTTPYYKRNRPHICSFWVKGECKRGEECPYRHEKPTDPDDPLADQNIKDRYYGINDPVADKLLKRASTMPRLDPPEDKTITTLYVGGLGDTITETDLRNHFYQFGEIRTITVVQRQQCAFIQFATRQAAEVAAEKSFNKLIVNGRRLNVKWGRSQAARGKEKEKDGTTDSAIKLEPIPGLPGALPPPPPEEEASANYFNLPPGGPPAMVNIALPPPPGIVPPTPPGFGPHMFHSMGPPPPFMRAPGPIHYPSQDPQRMGAHAGKHSSP, via the coding sequence ATGGCGATCTCTCTGTGTTCTAACACCTACAACAGGCAGAATTGGGAGGATGCGGACTTCCCTATTCTGTGCCAGACGTGTCTTGGAGAAAACCCATATATCCGAATGACCAAAGAAAAGTATGGGAAGGAATGCAAAATCTGTGCCAGGCCATTCACAGTGTTTCGCTGGTGCCCTGGGGTCCGCATGCGtttcaagaagactgaagtgtgCCAGACCTGCAGTAAATTGAAGAATGTCTGTCAGACCTGCCTCTTAGACCTAGAGTATGGCCTGCCCATCCAGGTTCGCGATGCAGGATTGTCTTTTAAGGATGACATGCCAAAGTCCGACGTCAACAAAGAGTACTACACGCAGAATATGGAGAGGGAGATTTCCAACTCTGATGGAACGCGGCCAGTTGGCATGTTGGGGAAAGCCACATCCACCAGTGACATGCTGCTCAAACTGGCCCGGACCACACCCTACTACAAAAGGAATCGACCGCACATTTGCTCCTTCTGGGTGAAAGGAGAATGTAAGAGAGGAGAGGAGTGTCCATACAGACATGAAAAACCAACAGATCCGGATGACCCCCTTGCTGATCAGAACATTAAAGACCGATATTATGGAATCAACGACCCTGTGGCAGATAAACTCTTGAAGCGGGCTTCAACAATGCCACGTCTGGACCCACCAGAGGACAAGACTATCACCACACTGTATGTTGGTGGTCTGGGCGATACCATTACTGAGACTGATCTAAGGAATCACTTCTACCAGTTTGGAGAGATCCGGACCATCACTGTTGTGCAAAGACAGCAGTGTGCTTTCATCCAGTTTGCCACAAGGCAGGCTGCAGAAGTGGCTGCCGAGAAGTCCTTTAATAAGTTGATTGTCAATGGCCGCAGGCTAAACGTGAAATGGGGGAGGTCCCAGGCAGCCagggggaaagaaaaggagaaggatgGAACCACAGACTCTGCAATCAAGCTTGAGCCCATTCCAGGGCTCCCAGgagctcttcctcctcctcctcctgaagAAGAAGCCTCTGCCAACTACTTCAACCTACCGCCCGGTGGTCCTCCGGCCATGGTGAACATTGCCCTGCCACCCCCACCTGGTATTGTCCCGCCCACACCCCCAGGTTTTGGGCCACACATGTTCCACTCCATGGGACCACCCCCTCCTTTCATGAGGGCTCCAGGACCAATCCACTATCCTTCTCAGGACCCTCAGAGGATGGGAGCACATGCTGGGAAACACAGCAGCCCCTAG
- the LOC136169542 gene encoding tRNA pseudouridine(38/39) synthase-like isoform X2 has product MAENDADRIQTEKLLKRVQELEQEVKRLKKEQATNKDSNIRENSSGAGGRAKRAFDFRAHGQRHVALKIAYLGWGYQGFASQENTSNTIEEKLFEALTKTRLVENRQTSNYHRCGRTDKGVSAFGQVISLDLRSHFPKGRDSEDLNLKDEVNDVATEIRYTHILNRVLPPDIRVLAWAPVETSFSARFSCLERTYRYFFPCANLDIVTMNYAAQKYVGTHDFRNLCKMDVANGVINFQRTILSAQVQRVGQNLAGEGGQEPFQLCQFEVTGQAFLYHQVRCMMAILFLIGQGMEKPEVIDELLNVEKNPQKPQYSMAVEFPLVLYDCKFENIKWIYDREVQEFNVTHLQQLWANHAVKTQMLYSMLQGLDSVALPCGTGPKMDGMIEWRNVKPSVTKQTSAFVEGVKMRTYKPLMDRPKCQGLESRIEHFVISHPLHPPKEDTKGTYGWDGNSAGHSNSPSCLFAIQKRGRSIKFY; this is encoded by the exons ATGGCTGAAAATGACGCAGACAGAATCCAGACCGAGAAACTCCTAAAGAGAGTACAGGAACTGGAGCAGGAGGTAAAGCGACTTAAAAAAGAACAGGCCACGAACAAGGACTCAAACATTCGAGAGAATTCTTCAGGAGCTGGGGGGAGAGCGAAGCGTGCCTTTGATTTCAGGGCTCACGGTCAAAGACATGTAGCTCTAAAGATCGCCTATCTGGGCTGGGGATATCAGGGCTTTGCCAGCCAGGAAAACACAAGCAATACAATTGAAGAGAAACTGTTTGAGGCTCTAACCAAGACCCGACTGGTAGAAAACAGGCAGACATCCAACTATCACCGCTGTGGGCGAACAGACAAAGGAGTTAGTGCCTTTGGACAG GTGATTTCTCTTGACCTACGTTCTCACTTTCCAAAGGGCAGGGATTCTGAGGATCTTAACTTAAAAGACGAAGTCAATGATGTGGCTACAGAGATCCGTTATACCCACATTCTCAACCGGGTGCTCCCTCCAGACATccgcgtgctggcctgggctcccgTAGAAACTAGCTTCAGTGCTAGGTTCAGCTGTCTTGAGCGGACCTACCGCTATTTTTTCCCTTGTGCTAACTTAGACATTGTAACCATGAACTATGCAGCTCAGAAGTATGTTGGCACACATGATTTTAGGAACTTATGTAAAATGGACGTAGCCAATGGGGTGATTAATTTTCAGAGGACCATCCTGTCTGCTCAAGTACAGCGAGTGGGCCAGAACCTGGCCGGGGAAGGAGGGCAAGAACCCTTTCAGTTATGCCAGTTTGAAGTGACTGGTCAGGCGTTCCTTTATCATCAAGTCCGCTGTATGATGgctattctttttctgattggCCAAGGAATGGAGAAACCAGAGGTTATTGATGAGCTGCTGAACGTAGAGAAAAATCCCCAGAAGCCTCAATACAG CATGGCTGTGGAATTTCCTTTAGTCTTGTATGACTGTAAGTTTGAAAATATTAAGTGGATCTATGACCGGGAAGTTCAGGAGTTCAATGTTACCCACCTTCAGCAACTATGGGCTAATCATGCTGTGAAAACGCAGATGTTGTATAGTATGCTGCAAGGACTGGACTCTGTTGCACTGCCCTGTGGAACAG GACCTAAGATGGATGGAATGATAGAATGGAGAAATGTTAAGCCCTCTGTCACAAAGCAGACCAGTGCCTTTGTAGAAGGAGTGAAAATGCGCACTTATAAGCCCCTAATGGATCGTCCTAAATGCCAAGGATTAGAATCCCGGATCGAGCATTTT GTCAtttcccaccccctccacccgcCAAAAGAAGATACAAAAGGAACATATGGTTGGGATGGCAACTCCGCTGGACATTCCAATTCACCCAGTTGCTTGTTCGCCATACAGAAGAGGGGAAGAAGCATTAAGTTTTATTAG
- the LOC136169542 gene encoding tRNA pseudouridine(38/39) synthase-like isoform X1: MAENDADRIQTEKLLKRVQELEQEVKRLKKEQATNKDSNIRENSSGAGGRAKRAFDFRAHGQRHVALKIAYLGWGYQGFASQENTSNTIEEKLFEALTKTRLVENRQTSNYHRCGRTDKGVSAFGQVISLDLRSHFPKGRDSEDLNLKDEVNDVATEIRYTHILNRVLPPDIRVLAWAPVETSFSARFSCLERTYRYFFPCANLDIVTMNYAAQKYVGTHDFRNLCKMDVANGVINFQRTILSAQVQRVGQNLAGEGGQEPFQLCQFEVTGQAFLYHQVRCMMAILFLIGQGMEKPEVIDELLNVEKNPQKPQYSMAVEFPLVLYDCKFENIKWIYDREVQEFNVTHLQQLWANHAVKTQMLYSMLQGLDSVALPCGTGPKMDGMIEWRNVKPSVTKQTSAFVEGVKMRTYKPLMDRPKCQGLESRIEHFVRRGRIEHPHLSHEEETKAKRDYSDTLEEENTVFEKPTKRICVDAELKSII, encoded by the exons ATGGCTGAAAATGACGCAGACAGAATCCAGACCGAGAAACTCCTAAAGAGAGTACAGGAACTGGAGCAGGAGGTAAAGCGACTTAAAAAAGAACAGGCCACGAACAAGGACTCAAACATTCGAGAGAATTCTTCAGGAGCTGGGGGGAGAGCGAAGCGTGCCTTTGATTTCAGGGCTCACGGTCAAAGACATGTAGCTCTAAAGATCGCCTATCTGGGCTGGGGATATCAGGGCTTTGCCAGCCAGGAAAACACAAGCAATACAATTGAAGAGAAACTGTTTGAGGCTCTAACCAAGACCCGACTGGTAGAAAACAGGCAGACATCCAACTATCACCGCTGTGGGCGAACAGACAAAGGAGTTAGTGCCTTTGGACAG GTGATTTCTCTTGACCTACGTTCTCACTTTCCAAAGGGCAGGGATTCTGAGGATCTTAACTTAAAAGACGAAGTCAATGATGTGGCTACAGAGATCCGTTATACCCACATTCTCAACCGGGTGCTCCCTCCAGACATccgcgtgctggcctgggctcccgTAGAAACTAGCTTCAGTGCTAGGTTCAGCTGTCTTGAGCGGACCTACCGCTATTTTTTCCCTTGTGCTAACTTAGACATTGTAACCATGAACTATGCAGCTCAGAAGTATGTTGGCACACATGATTTTAGGAACTTATGTAAAATGGACGTAGCCAATGGGGTGATTAATTTTCAGAGGACCATCCTGTCTGCTCAAGTACAGCGAGTGGGCCAGAACCTGGCCGGGGAAGGAGGGCAAGAACCCTTTCAGTTATGCCAGTTTGAAGTGACTGGTCAGGCGTTCCTTTATCATCAAGTCCGCTGTATGATGgctattctttttctgattggCCAAGGAATGGAGAAACCAGAGGTTATTGATGAGCTGCTGAACGTAGAGAAAAATCCCCAGAAGCCTCAATACAG CATGGCTGTGGAATTTCCTTTAGTCTTGTATGACTGTAAGTTTGAAAATATTAAGTGGATCTATGACCGGGAAGTTCAGGAGTTCAATGTTACCCACCTTCAGCAACTATGGGCTAATCATGCTGTGAAAACGCAGATGTTGTATAGTATGCTGCAAGGACTGGACTCTGTTGCACTGCCCTGTGGAACAG GACCTAAGATGGATGGAATGATAGAATGGAGAAATGTTAAGCCCTCTGTCACAAAGCAGACCAGTGCCTTTGTAGAAGGAGTGAAAATGCGCACTTATAAGCCCCTAATGGATCGTCCTAAATGCCAAGGATTAGAATCCCGGATCGAGCATTTTGTACGTAGGGGACGCATTGAACACCCACATTTATCCCATGAGGAAGAAACAAAAGCCAAAAGGGACTATAGTGACACATTAGAGGAAGAAAATACTGTTTTTGAAAAGCCAACGAAGAGAATTTGTGTTGATGCAGAACTTAAAAGCATCATTTAA
- the LOC136169542 gene encoding tRNA pseudouridine(38/39) synthase-like isoform X3, whose product MAENDADRIQTEKLLKRVQELEQEVISLDLRSHFPKGRDSEDLNLKDEVNDVATEIRYTHILNRVLPPDIRVLAWAPVETSFSARFSCLERTYRYFFPCANLDIVTMNYAAQKYVGTHDFRNLCKMDVANGVINFQRTILSAQVQRVGQNLAGEGGQEPFQLCQFEVTGQAFLYHQVRCMMAILFLIGQGMEKPEVIDELLNVEKNPQKPQYSMAVEFPLVLYDCKFENIKWIYDREVQEFNVTHLQQLWANHAVKTQMLYSMLQGLDSVALPCGTGPKMDGMIEWRNVKPSVTKQTSAFVEGVKMRTYKPLMDRPKCQGLESRIEHFVRRGRIEHPHLSHEEETKAKRDYSDTLEEENTVFEKPTKRICVDAELKSII is encoded by the exons ATGGCTGAAAATGACGCAGACAGAATCCAGACCGAGAAACTCCTAAAGAGAGTACAGGAACTGGAGCAGGAG GTGATTTCTCTTGACCTACGTTCTCACTTTCCAAAGGGCAGGGATTCTGAGGATCTTAACTTAAAAGACGAAGTCAATGATGTGGCTACAGAGATCCGTTATACCCACATTCTCAACCGGGTGCTCCCTCCAGACATccgcgtgctggcctgggctcccgTAGAAACTAGCTTCAGTGCTAGGTTCAGCTGTCTTGAGCGGACCTACCGCTATTTTTTCCCTTGTGCTAACTTAGACATTGTAACCATGAACTATGCAGCTCAGAAGTATGTTGGCACACATGATTTTAGGAACTTATGTAAAATGGACGTAGCCAATGGGGTGATTAATTTTCAGAGGACCATCCTGTCTGCTCAAGTACAGCGAGTGGGCCAGAACCTGGCCGGGGAAGGAGGGCAAGAACCCTTTCAGTTATGCCAGTTTGAAGTGACTGGTCAGGCGTTCCTTTATCATCAAGTCCGCTGTATGATGgctattctttttctgattggCCAAGGAATGGAGAAACCAGAGGTTATTGATGAGCTGCTGAACGTAGAGAAAAATCCCCAGAAGCCTCAATACAG CATGGCTGTGGAATTTCCTTTAGTCTTGTATGACTGTAAGTTTGAAAATATTAAGTGGATCTATGACCGGGAAGTTCAGGAGTTCAATGTTACCCACCTTCAGCAACTATGGGCTAATCATGCTGTGAAAACGCAGATGTTGTATAGTATGCTGCAAGGACTGGACTCTGTTGCACTGCCCTGTGGAACAG GACCTAAGATGGATGGAATGATAGAATGGAGAAATGTTAAGCCCTCTGTCACAAAGCAGACCAGTGCCTTTGTAGAAGGAGTGAAAATGCGCACTTATAAGCCCCTAATGGATCGTCCTAAATGCCAAGGATTAGAATCCCGGATCGAGCATTTTGTACGTAGGGGACGCATTGAACACCCACATTTATCCCATGAGGAAGAAACAAAAGCCAAAAGGGACTATAGTGACACATTAGAGGAAGAAAATACTGTTTTTGAAAAGCCAACGAAGAGAATTTGTGTTGATGCAGAACTTAAAAGCATCATTTAA